One window of the Cryptomeria japonica chromosome 7, Sugi_1.0, whole genome shotgun sequence genome contains the following:
- the LOC131046398 gene encoding L-type lectin-domain containing receptor kinase SIT2-like, translated as MASVNIVLILFLLPSSIFAQANFSFHFNQFNASTLELFGNASVQSNAIAVNGYFQYSLGRAFYGQHVRMIDRGFPNSALSFSTTFVFSIVPSPDLVSGHGLAFLMTPQKFPDGLIGAEYLGLFSDLSSLGNASNHLLAVEFDTIKNEDVHDINDNHVAVDINDLISPYSLSAGYWIGNSQFRNVELKSGQNLQAWIDYDNLLSELNVTITEAGLNRPEKPLIQIKNMSLSDIFEEEMYVGFSAATGSVIDRTYILAWSFATNGAAPFLNTSNLPSFAQKKSKGSNSKLIAAISTACGVLLLVVVVASLIRLKRNRYGDIIEEWEKEYWPQRLDYKDLHFATKGFGEEQLLGSGGFGKVYKGVLPTNGFQVAVKCILRETYDGVKEFIAEISSLGRLQHRNLVQIRGFSRLGKKLFIVYDYMPNGSLDKKIFGNPKTVLGWNERYRVLMDVAAGLVYLHEEWEQCVVHRDIKASNVLLDSELNGKLGDFGLARLYEHNEKSQTTRVVGTLGYIAPELIRTGKASPATDVFSFGIFLLEVACGRRPVDPSLEPAQVVLVDWVRELHAYGSLLDAADPNLVGEYVEAEMERVLKLGLFCSNPQPQGRLCMRQVLQILEEESPIPALDDLFYVEMSGHSSTWRSSLYLSHSTDASTSVPLDRQLTLHK; from the coding sequence ATGGCAAGCGTGAATATCGTCCTTATACTTTTCCTCCTTCCTTCCTCTATTTTTGCACAGGCCAATTTTAGTTTCCACTTCAACCAATTCAACGCATCGACCCTTGAACTGTTTGGGAATGCTTCAGTGCAGTCCAATGCCATCGCCGTCAATGGTTATTTCCAATACAGTCTCGGCCGTGCTTTTTATGGACAACATGTGCGTATGATAGATCGTGGGTTTCCGAATTCTGCTTTGTCTTTCAGCACAACTTTTGTGTTTAGCATTGTTCCTTCTCCAGATTTGGTAAGCGGTCATGGACTGGCGTTTCTAATGACGCCCCAGAAATTTCCAGACGGATTGATAGGAGCTGAGTATCTTGGCTTGTTTAGCGATCTTTCAAGCTTGGGAAATGCCTCTAATCATCTGCTTGCAGTTGAGTTCGACACAATAAAGAACGAGGATGTTCACGACATCAACGACAATCACGTTGCTGTGGATATCAACGACCTCATATCTCCATACTCCCTGTCTGCGGGCTACTGGATTGGTAACAGCCAGTTCCGCAATGTCGAACTAAAAAGCGGACAGAATCTTCAAGCTTGGATTGATTATGACAATCTTCTCAGCGAGCTTAACGTCACCATTACAGAGGCTGGTTTAAATCGCCCAGAAAAACCACTGATACAAATAAAAAACATGTCTCTGTCCGACATTTTTGAAGAAGAAATGTACGTTGGTTTCTCAGCTGCTACGGGATCCGTTATTGATAGGACTTATATCCTCGCCTGGAGCTTTGCTACAAATGGAGCTGCCCCGTTCCTGAATACATCTAATCTTCCATCGTTTGCACAGAAAAAATCGAAGGGCTCAAATTCTAAACTAATAGCCGCCATAAGCACAGCTTGCGGCGTCCTGCTCCTAGTAGTTGTAGTGGCATCACTTATTCGGTTGAAGAGAAACAGGTACGGTGATATCATCGAAGAATGGGAGAAGGAATACTGGCCTCAAAGGTTAGACTACAAAGACTTACATTTTGCAACCAAGGGCTTTGGAGAAGAACAACTTCTGGGATCCGGAGGCTTCGGTAAGGTCTACAAAGGAGTACTTCCAACAAATGGCTTCCAAGTAGCGGTGAAATGCATTCTTAGAGAAACTTATGATGGCGTGAAAGAATTCATAGCAGAGATATCCAGTCTTGGCCGCCTTCAACATCGAAATCTTGTGCAAATCAGAGGCTTCTCAAGGCTGGGCAAAAAGCTATTCATAGTTTATGACTACATGCCCAACGGGAGCCTGGACAAGAAGATATTCGGAAACCCAAAGACTGTGTTAGGATGGAATGAAAGGTACAGAGTCCTCATGGATGTTGCTGCTGGGCTGGTGTATCTTCATGAAGAGTGGGAGCAATGTGTAGTGCACAGAGACATCAAGGCCAGCAACGTTTTGCTAGACTCGGAGCTCAATGGAAAGCTAGGGGACTTTGGACTTGCCCGTCTGTACGAGCATAACGAAAAGTCGCAAACCACTCGTGTAGTCGGAACGCTAGGGTACATCGCACCGGAGCTCATACGCACAGGAAAGGCGAGCCCAGCCACAGATGTTTTCAGCTTTGGTATCTTTTTGTTGGAGGTCGCATGCGGAAGGAGGCCCGTCGATCCCTCCCTCGAACCTGCTCAAGTAGTTTTGGTAGACTGGGTGAGAGAGCTTCATGCCTATGGCAGTCTCTTGGATGCAGCCGACCCGAATCTTGTGGGAGAATATGTTGAAGCTGAGATGGAGAGAGTACTTAAACTGGGGCTGTTCTGTTCTAATCCACAGCCACAAGGAAGGCTTTgcatgagacaagttttgcaaataCTTGAAGAAGAATCTCCAATACCAGCTCTTGATGATCTGTTTTATGTGGAGATGAGTGGACACAGCAGTACTTGGAGGTCTTCTCTATATTTGAGCCACAGCACAGATGCTTCCACTTCAGTGCCTTTAGAC